TACCGGCACGGCGGCGGGGCCGACCTCGACATCTGGGACCGGTTCGGACTGTCGCCGCGCGAGTACTTCGCGCACGTCCTCGGCGCCCTGGACACCCATGGCGGCCACCTGCAGCCCGCGACGGTGGCCGGGATTCGGTCGGTGGCACGCCGGCGGCTGTGGCTCGCGTCGTGAGCGTGTCCGCGACCGACCTCGGATGGCGGCAGCTGGCCCGTTGTGGCGAGGAATCAGCGCACCTCTTCATCGTGGACCGGCGTGAGACCAAGGGGCAGCGGACGAGCCGGGAAGCGCTGGCGAAGGTCCTGTGCAGCGCTTGCCCGGTCGCGGAGCGTTGCTTGGAGTATGCGCTGGAACTCGCCGAGGACCAGGGGATCTGGGGTGGCCGGAATGCCGCCGAACGCGACGCCCTGCGGCGGGCGCGCACGGCAGGACAGGACCGGCGGTCGGCCTGAGGCAGGCGCTACCACATCCTGATCCGGGACACCGCCCCTTCTGCTCAGCGGGCGAGAAAGTGTGGCCAGGACGCCACGATCGGCGTTTGATATGAGGGTTGCCGAAAACCTCGGCCGCTCAGCCGTGGCCGTGGTCGACGGTGTTCGGCGCCGAGCCGAGGCGAACGAGCCGCGACGAACGAGGAGTCCCAGATGTCCGATGTGCCCGTGCTCACCGGTCCGGACGCGGTGGCGCTCGCAGCGGAACTCGGGGCGGAGTTCGCGAAAGGTGCCGCCGACCGGGATCGGGACAAGATCCTGCCGCGCGAGCAGGTTGGCAAGCTCGCGGCCAGTGGTCTGCTCGCCATCACCGTGCCGACCGGGTTCGGTGGCGCCGGCCTGCCCGCGAGCATCGTCGCGGAGGTCTTCCGGTTGATCTCCAAGGGAGATCCCAATATCGGGCAGATCCCGCACAGTCATGTCGTCTTCATCAACCAGCTGTTGCTGCAGGGCACGCGTGACCAGCAGGCCAGAATCCTCCCCGAGATCCTGGCGGGCAAGACCCTCGGCAACGCCCAGTCCGAACGCGGCACGAAGCACATTCGCGAGTACACCACCACCCTGCGGCGCGACGGCGACGCCTGGCGCCTCACCGGGACCAAGTTCTACTGCACCGGCGCGCTGTTCGCCGACTGGATTCCGACGCTGGCCCATCTCGGCGAGGACGGCCCGCTGCACGTGGCGTGGGTGCGTCACGACGACGACGGCGTCGAGGTGGTGGACGACTGGGACGCGCTCGGGCAACGGACGACCGCAAGCGGCA
This sequence is a window from Gordonia insulae. Protein-coding genes within it:
- a CDS encoding WhiB family transcriptional regulator, whose product is MSATDLGWRQLARCGEESAHLFIVDRRETKGQRTSREALAKVLCSACPVAERCLEYALELAEDQGIWGGRNAAERDALRRARTAGQDRRSA
- a CDS encoding SfnB family sulfur acquisition oxidoreductase, coding for MSDVPVLTGPDAVALAAELGAEFAKGAADRDRDKILPREQVGKLAASGLLAITVPTGFGGAGLPASIVAEVFRLISKGDPNIGQIPHSHVVFINQLLLQGTRDQQARILPEILAGKTLGNAQSERGTKHIREYTTTLRRDGDAWRLTGTKFYCTGALFADWIPTLAHLGEDGPLHVAWVRHDDDGVEVVDDWDALGQRTTASGTVRLTDVLVTDDLITDFSATFDGPTTYGAFAQLLHAAIDAGIARAALEDAAEFVTTKSRPHPDAGVERAADDPLVVHAFGEMELAVRGAEALLAEAGRAVDRADADLDDTSAAAATLAVAAARAATTKTSVDVASRLFEVAGTRSVVAKESLDRHWRNARTHTLHDPASWKVQHLGRWAVEGTLPPRTGQL